The following are encoded together in the Zingiber officinale cultivar Zhangliang chromosome 8A, Zo_v1.1, whole genome shotgun sequence genome:
- the LOC122010880 gene encoding probable CCR4-associated factor 1 homolog 11: MAVAVVNNNDMLISSSAFSTSASRVEVRSVWAHNLDEEFALIRSAVPFHPFVALDTEYPGVVVASKNPYCTLTLPQRYELIRANVEALRIVQVGLTLSDAAGNLPCAIYSDGTCVRYVWEFNFRDFDISRDRYAPSSVELLKANGIDFQKNQVWGIDSCRFAQHLATSGLLSFGHFSPVSWVTFQGAYDFAFLVKMLTCDCKLPMTVREFLHLVHFFFGKRVFDVKHLCKHCPGLHGGLERVASTVRVERAVGSRHQSGSDSLLTWQVFYQIASRVNPQLIHRPEHMGTLFDLQLQ, translated from the coding sequence ATGGCTGTTGCAGTCGTCAACAATAACGATATGCTAATTTCCTCTTCCGCCTTCAGCACCAGCGCCAGCAGAGTCGAGGTTCGCTCCGTGTGGGCTCATAACCTCGACGAGGAGTTCGCCCTTATCCGCTCCGCCGTCCCGTTCCACCCCTTCGTCGCATTGGACACCGAGTATCCTGGGGTCGTCGTCGCTTCCAAAAATCCCTACTGCACCCTCACCCTCCCCCAGCGCTACGAATTGATCCGCGCCAACGTCGAGGCCCTCCGCATCGTCCAGGTCGGTCTCACCCTCTCCGACGCCGCCGGCAACCTCCCATGTGCCATCTACAGCGACGGCACTTGTGTGCGTTACGTGTGGGAATTTAATTTCCGCGACTTCGACATCAGCCGCGACCGTTACGCCCCTTCCTCCGTCGAACTGCTCAAGGCTAATGGCATCGACTTCCAAAAGAATCAAGTATGGGGCATCGACTCTTGCAGATTCGCCCAGCACTTGGCCACCTCCGGCTTGCTTTCCTTTGGCCATTTTTCTCCCGTCTCCTGGGTTACCTTCCAAGGCGCCTATGACTTCGCCTTCCTAGTGAAGATGCTGACATGCGACTGCAAATTACCAATGACCGTTCGTGAGTTCTTGCACCTCGTTCACTTCTTTTTCGGCAAAAGGGTGTTCGATGTGAAGCACCTTTGCAAGCATTGTCCTGGGCTTCACGGAGGATTGGAGCGGGTGGCCTCTACCGTCCGAGTTGAGCGAGCAGTGGGCTCTCGACATCAGTCCGGCTCCGATAGCTTATTAACATGGCAGGTGTTCTACCAAATCGCCTCTCGTGTGAATCCACAACTCATCCATCGTCCAGAACACATGGGAACCCTCTTTGACCTCCAACTGCAATAG